The following is a genomic window from Candidatus Tectomicrobia bacterium.
GTACTGAAGGATGCCGCCGTTCTTGTAGTAGAGCACCTCGTTCGGAGTGTCGATGCGGACGAGGGCCTCGAAGGTGACAGGCTTGCCCGAGGCCGGGCGGGCCGTCACCCGGACCGCCTTGGCCTCGCCCCCCTTCAGGCCCTCGATGTCGAAGACCTCCTCGCCGGTGAGACCGAGCTTCTCGGCGTTCTCGCCGGAGCGGAACTGAAGGGGCAGCACGCCCATGCCGATGAGGTTCGAGCGGTGGATGCGTTCGTAGCTCTCGGCGATGGCCGCTTTGATGCCGAGGAGGTGCGGGCCCTTCGCCGCCCAGTCGCGCGAGGAGCCCGTGCCGTATTCCTTCCCGGCGATGACGACGAGCGGCACCCCCGCCTCCTGGTAGCGCATGGAGGCGTCGTAGATGCTCATCACCTCGCCGGCGGGCAGGTAGCGCGTCCAGCCGCCCTCGGTGCCGGGGGCGATCTTGTTGCGCAGGCGCACGTTGGCGAAGGTGCCGCGCACCATCACCTCGTGGTTGCCCCGGCGGGCACCGTAGCTGTTGAAGTCGCGCTGGGTCACGTCGTTCATGACGAGGTACTTACCGGCCGGCCCGTCCGCCCGGATGGAGCCAGCGGGCGAGATGTGGTCGGTGGTGATGCTGTCCCCGAGCAGGGCGAGGACGCGGGCGCCCCGGATGTCGGTCACGGGGTCCGGGTGCCGCTTCATGCCGTCGAAGTACGGGGCCTTGCGGACGTAGGTGGAATACTCCTGCCACTCGAAGAGTTCCCCCTTGGGTGTCGGGATGCCCATCCATCGCAGGTCGCCCTTGAAGACGTCGGAGTAGCTCTTGCGGAACATGTCGGCCTTCACGTTCTGGAGGACGGCGTCGTGGAACTCGCGCTGGCTCGGCCAAATGTCCCGCAGGTAGACGGGCTTGCCGTCCTTGCCCGTCCCGATCGGCTCCTTCGTGAGATCGATGTCCACCCGGCCGGCCAGGGCGTAGGCCACCACGAGGGGCGGCGAGGCGAGGAAGTTCATCTTCACCTCGGCGTGGACGCGGCCCTCGAAGTTGCGGTTGCCCGAGAGGACGGAGGCCACCACGAGGTCGCCCTCCCGCACCGCCTTGGAGATGGCCGGGGGCAGCGGCCCCGAGTTGCCGATGCAGGTGGTGCAGCCGAAGCCGACGAGGTGGAACCCCAGCGCCTCAAGGCAGGGCACGAGGCCCGCCTTCTGCAGGTACTCCATCACCACCTTGGAGCCGGGCGCGAGGCTGGTCTTGACCCAGGGCTTGCGCTGGAGGCCCCGCTCCACCGCCTTCTTGGCCACGAGCCCCGCCCCGAGCATGACGGAGGGGTTCGAGGTGTTGGTGCAGCTCGTGATGGCGGCGATGACCACCGCCCCGTGGAAGAGGGTGTGCCTGCGCCCGTCGATCTCCACCTGGACCGAGGAGGGCGCCGTCTGGACGCCGCCGACGGCCGCGCCCGCCCCGCCCTCGTCCACCATGCGGCTGTGATTGTCGTCGTGCCAGACGCGCAGGGGGCCGCTCCGCTCGGCCATCATGGAGTCGAGCGAGGCCTGGTAGACGGACTTCACGTCGCCGAGGGAGATGCGGTCCTGCGGGCGCTTGGGGCCCGCCAGGCTGGGCTCGACGGTCGAGAGGTCGAGCTCGAGGGTGTCGGTGTAGACGGCCTCGGGCATCGTCTCGT
Proteins encoded in this region:
- the acnA gene encoding aconitate hydratase AcnA, coding for MANSFNARSELKVGSRTYTIWRLDALKDKGDLARLPFSLKILLENLLRNEDGKSVTAADIEAVASWNPKNPPVHEIGFMPSRVLLQDFTGVPAVVDLAVMRDAMKAMGGNPKLINPLQPVDLVIDHSVQVDEFASPGAFEKNAEVEFQRNTERYSFLRWAQQAFDNFRVVPPATGIIHQVNLEYLATVVGTARKDGATLAFPDTLVGTDSHTTMINGLGVLGWGVGGIEAEAAMLGQPYSMLIPEVIGFRLTGKLPEGATATDLVLTATQMLRKKGVVAKFVEYYGPGLADLPLADRATLSNMSPEYGATCGIFPIDRETLRYLELTGRPREVIELVEAYARAQGMFRDETMPEAVYTDTLELDLSTVEPSLAGPKRPQDRISLGDVKSVYQASLDSMMAERSGPLRVWHDDNHSRMVDEGGAGAAVGGVQTAPSSVQVEIDGRRHTLFHGAVVIAAITSCTNTSNPSVMLGAGLVAKKAVERGLQRKPWVKTSLAPGSKVVMEYLQKAGLVPCLEALGFHLVGFGCTTCIGNSGPLPPAISKAVREGDLVVASVLSGNRNFEGRVHAEVKMNFLASPPLVVAYALAGRVDIDLTKEPIGTGKDGKPVYLRDIWPSQREFHDAVLQNVKADMFRKSYSDVFKGDLRWMGIPTPKGELFEWQEYSTYVRKAPYFDGMKRHPDPVTDIRGARVLALLGDSITTDHISPAGSIRADGPAGKYLVMNDVTQRDFNSYGARRGNHEVMVRGTFANVRLRNKIAPGTEGGWTRYLPAGEVMSIYDASMRYQEAGVPLVVIAGKEYGTGSSRDWAAKGPHLLGIKAAIAESYERIHRSNLIGMGVLPLQFRSGENAEKLGLTGEEVFDIEGLKGGEAKAVRVTARPASGKPVTFEALVRIDTPNEVLYYKNGGILQYVLRQLLEKSGK